A window of the Gossypium hirsutum isolate 1008001.06 chromosome A05, Gossypium_hirsutum_v2.1, whole genome shotgun sequence genome harbors these coding sequences:
- the LOC121229514 gene encoding uncharacterized protein isoform X1, with protein sequence MENVVGSVFSGFIQAIGKLFRSPLDFLAGKSCSSICGSTWDLICYIENFCVANILKLIMVLVLSYIVLLYLYLLYKVGICQCIAHGLCRMVWGCISCWFSSWEFCCTFLCYKLQNIKRIDRRRRRPRRRKRVTDTSEDDESFSYGSSRPMEVSNHSVSGRLRNYKGVHLRRSLRPRNHRINVGISRDALYKRKPIKHINTVHDIRVTHTSKFAHKGSSYKGRPHHSRRSL encoded by the exons ATGGAGAACGTGGTCGGTTCAGTTTTTTCAGGTTTCATCCAAGCCATTGGCAAACTTTTTCGCTCCCCACTCGATTTTCTTGCTGGAAAATCCTGCAG TTCAATTTGTGGATCAACATGGGATTTAATCTGTTACATCGAGAATTTTTGCGTTGCCAATATACTGAAATTGATCATGGTATTGGTTTTATCCTATATCG TTCTCTTATACCTTTATCTGCTATATAAAGTGGGTATTTGCCAATGCATTGCTCATGGTCTGTGTAGAATGGTATGGGGATGCATTTCATGCTGGTTCTCATCTTGGGAATTTTGTTGCACTTTCCTCTGCTATAAGCTTCAAAACATCAAGCGAATCGATCGACGTAGACGACGACCAAGGCGAAGAAAAAGAGTAACCGATACAAGCGAAGACGACGAAAGCTTTTCATATGGCAGTTCTAGACCAATGGAGGTAAGCAATCATTCAGTATCAGGTAGATTAAGAAATTATAAAGGAGTTCACTTAAGAAGGTCTTTAAGGCCTAGAAATCATAGGATTAATGTAGGGATTAGTAGAGATGCTCTTTATAAAAGGAAACCCATTAAGCATATCAACACAGTTCATGACATTAGGGTCACACATACATCAAAATTTGCACATAAAGGTTCAAGTTATAAGGGAAGGCCTCATCATAGCAGGAGATCATTGTAA
- the LOC107940553 gene encoding E3 ubiquitin ligase BIG BROTHER-related: MENEGAKQSSKMLPFTQLDLIDSDLAVALALQEQERVFSLLETVERDGYDNDVDDDSDVFHDQNNNTSYEYIEDGGNLEFLNRQDSNDSEDDYDNDDDDDNDDFEHDIDLDDFSYEELIALGELIGIERRGLSENEISSCLVPVKFQSIEHENEIDRCVICQVEYGENEEGLVALPNCKHPYHLDCISKWLPMKKLCPICGTEISSSIHQC; this comes from the coding sequence ATGGAAAACGAAGGAGCAAAACAGTCATCCAAAATGCTGCCCTTCACCCAACTTGATCTAATTGATTCGGATCTTGCGGTCGCATTGGCATTGCAAGAACAAGAAAGGGTTTTTTCATTGCTCGAAACCGTGGAGAGGGATGGATACGATAACGACGTCGATGATGATAGCGATGTGTTCCACGATCAAAACAACAACACCAGTTACGAGTATATTGAAGATGGAGGTAACCTAGAGTTCCTCAATAGACAAGATAGCAACGATTCCGAGGATGACTacgataatgatgatgatgatgacaacGATGATTTTGAGCATGACATCGATCTTGACGATTTTTCGTATGAAGAATTGATCGCTCTGGGAGAACTAATAGGAATAGAGAGAAGAGGGTTATCCGAGAATGAAATTTCTTCATGCTTGGTGCCGGTTAAGTTCCAATCCATCGAACACGAGAACGAAATTGATCGTTGCGTAATTTGTCAAGTGGAATACGGAGAAAACGAAGAAGGACTAGTTGCACTTCCTAATTGTAAACATCCATATCACTTGGATTGCATAAGCAAGTGGCTTCCAATGAAGAAGCTATGCCCCATTTGCGGCACTGAAATTTCATCATCCATCCATCAATGCTAA